The following proteins come from a genomic window of Oncorhynchus mykiss isolate Arlee chromosome 19, USDA_OmykA_1.1, whole genome shotgun sequence:
- the LOC110497438 gene encoding lysine-specific demethylase 2A-like isoform X1 — MGGFAVATQDRSSYPENVSQQCKAPGVKTQQKPGSRLRRLARSTVLEQFYSIMVRSGTRRRYHDDGISDDEIEGKRTFDLEEKLRSERFTSDRVKRMEGKDLTFEYIQRGGLRDPIIFEKPDGLGIKMPDPDFSVNDVKIFVGSRRMIDVMDVSTQKGIEMSMAQWRRYYETPPSQRDKLYNVISLEFSHTKLENLVQRPTSVDIIDWVDNMWPRHLKERQRDSTNSITDMQYPKVQKYCLMSVQGCYTDFHIDFGGSSVWYHILRGGKVFWLIPPTPQNLELYEDWVLSGKQGDIFLGDKAQDCQRIELKQGYTFMIPSGWIHAVYTPVDTLVFGGNFLHSFNIPMQLNIYSIEDRTRVPAKFRYPFYYEMCWYVLERYLFSLTNTSYLTPDFQKHSLGIGLTRDPSTCESVNGHTQKEDEEEAPPTRGSKPGVKVHLTPFELEGLWNLLGKLESLPSQKNCVPAGIHNAPALLHDIRALLKEHANDIPKLSYTGKPIVKWPTRPSWYQPPPPPPPVARPKLSATVVTPRPQKPASSMSVLRRRRVRCKRCEACVRTECGDCNFCRDMKKFGGPGKLKQTCVLRQCLAPGLPLSVVCELCGEGNQEGGEGPVFALTLMECSNCAQIAHPACLKVTGEGVVNTDLPSCWECPKCVLGITDTEVKGDKNKMLHAKRKSSSYLDGRIAKIYRRGGHSDDSGSDDDDDDDDEDDDDEGSRGGGGGAGRKMSGPRPRGSGSASRRGYGTGRRGIWRGSSHRGAGRGSGLAPHSSLKMRRGRGGLGVGRGDRERGGRVRLRGGTRMQRRRDESEEDDNDDDDDDDDEDDDSEEDPQHHHRHKDHRQRRRRRRTDDEEDDDEDDEEDSSARDLEGEDEDVDDEDEDEEDDENQSDSEPEPPVLLVSDLNDDFLNGSYLTVTLQRPPRAKRHPGSIVPKLEAAMSPRTHGGGPGYVQHKTLGKTRHKNGTVAAGNGLAQPAKNPVGRPPRHRINNPHGDTADRERDTASPSSSDSSASPTPPPHSSHSPSSLLSLPSFKDVGNEKGGEKEVWVAVFLYLSRAELASCMTVCKAWYKWSCDKRLWSGVDVSRCPSLSSQALQGIIKRQPTSLDLSWTPVSKKQITLLIHRLPGLKELMIAGCSWSSMSALSTPSLPCLRTLDLRWAEGVKDTQIRDLVTPPGCDSRSRLRGCVVLRLAGLDISDSTLRLILRHMPLLERLDLAHCGDLTDQSVCLLTAAGTHTRNTLTEINLSGCNKLTDGCLAYLKRASGLALLDLRGCKGVTRRGCEGFISDLSHCVLFCMTEEKLIQRIS, encoded by the exons CGGTCGGGCACGAGGCGGCGCTACCATGACGATGGTATCTCGGACGACGAGATCGAGGGGAAGAGGACCTTTGACCTGGAGGAGAAGTTGAGGAGCGAAAGGTTCACCTCAGACAGGGTGAAACGCATGGAGGGGAAAG ACCTCACGTTTGAGTACATCCAAAGAGGTGGGTTGAGGGACCCGATCATCTTTGAGAAGCCAGACGGACTGGGTATCAA GATGCCAGATCCAGACTTCAGTGTGAATGACGTCAAGATATTTGTTG GCAGCAGACGAATGATCGATGTGATGGATGTGAGCACTCAGAAGGGTATAGAGATGTCTATGGCCCAGTGGCGACGTTACTACGAGACGCCCCCCTCCCAGAGGGACAAACTCTACAACGTCATCAGCCTGGAGTTTAGCCACACCAAACTGGAGAACCTGGTCCAGAGGCCTACATCG GTGGACATCATAgactgggtggacaacatgtGGCCTCGGCAcctgaaggagagacagagagactctaCCAACTCCATCACAGACATGCAGTACCCCAAAGTGCAGAA GTACTGTCTAATGAGTGTGCAGGGCTGCTACACGGACTTCCACATTGACTTCGGAGGTTCCTCGGTCTGGTACCACATACTGCGGGGAGGCAAG GTGTTCTGGCTGATCCCGCCCACGCCTCAGAACCTGGAGCTGTATGAGGACTGGGTGTTGTCAGGGAAACAGGGAGACATTTTCCTGGGAGACAAGGCCCAGGACTGTCAGAGGATAGAGCTGAAGCAGGGCTATACCTTCATGATACCTTCAG GTTGGATCCATGCGGTCTACACTCCAGTGGACACCCTGGTGTTTGGGGGGAACTTTCTCCACAGCTTCAACATCCCCATGCAACTCAACATCTACAGCATCGAGGACAGGACACGg GTACCAGCTAAGTTCCGTTACCCGTTCTACTATGAGATGTGTTGGTACGTGTTGGAGAGATACCTCTTCAGTCTGACCAACACCTCCTACCTCACGCCTGACTTCCAGAAACACTCCCTGGGCATCG gtCTTACGAGAGACCCCTCCACCTGTGAGTCAGTCAACGGCCACACCCagaaggaggatgaagaggaggctcCCCCGACGCGGGGCTCTAAGCccggggtgaaggttcacctgaCGCCCTTTGAGCTGGAGGGGCTGTGGAACCTGCTGGGGAAGCTGGAGTCGCTGCCCTCACAGAAGAACTGTGTCCCGGCGGGCATACACAATGCTCCCGCGCTGCTGCACGACATCAGG GCCCTGCTGAAGGAGCATGCTAATGACATCCCCAAACTGTCCTACACTGGGAAGCCCATCGTCAAGTGGCCCACTAGG CCATCGTGGTACcagcctcctccccctcctcccccggtGGCTCGTCCCAAGCTGTCTGCCACGGTGGTGACCCCGCGACCTCAGAAGCCCGCCTCCTCCATGTCCGTGCTGCGGCGGCGGCGCGTGCGGTGTAAGCGCTGCGAGGCGTGCGTCAGGACGGAGTGCGGGGACTGTAACTTCTGCAGGGACATGAAGAAGTTCGGCGGGCCGGGGAAACTCAAACAGACCTGCGTGCTCCGACAGTGTCTGGcg ccGGGTCTGCCCCTGTCAGTGGTATGTGAGCTCTGTGGAGAGGGgaaccaggagggaggagaggggccaGTCTTCGCCCTCACCCTCATGGAGTGTTCCAACTGTGCCCAGATAGCCCACCCCGCCTGCCTCAAG gtaACAGGGGAGGGTGTGGTGAACACAGATCTGCCCAGCTGCTGGGAGTGTCCAAAATGTGTTCTAGGAATCACCGATACTGAG GTGAAAGGGGACAAGAATAAAATGTTACACGCG aaACGCAAGTCTTCTTCGTATCTCGACGGCCGCATAGCTAAGATCTACCGTCGCGGTGGTCACAGCGATGACTCGGGcagcgatgatgatgatgacgacgatgatgaggatgatgatgatgaaggctCCAGGGGCGGAGGAGGCGGCGCGGGAAGGAAGATGTCCGGACCACGCCCTCGCGGCAGTGGCTCCGCCTCTCGAAGAGGCTACGGGACTGGGAGGCGAGGCATTTGGAGAGGCTCCTCCCATAGAGGGGCAGGCCGTGGGAGTGGGCTGGCCCCTCACTCCTCCCTGAAGATGAGGCGTGGCAGAGGGGGGCTGGGGGTGGGgcgaggggacagggagagaggcgggagagtGCGCCTCCGGGGAGGCACCAGGATGCAGAGACGCAGGGACGAGTCAGAGGAGGACGacaacgatgatgatgatgatgatgacgatgaagaTGACGACAGCGAGGAAGATCCGCAGCATCACCACCGGCATAAAGACCACCGGCAACGCCGCAGGCGGAGGAGAACGGACGACGAAGAAGACGACGATGAAGACGATGAGGAAGACAGCTCGGCCCGGGACCTGGAGGGGGAGGATGAGGACGTGGACGATGAAGACGAGGATGAGGAAGATGACGAGAACCAGTCAGACTCCGAACCAGAGCCTCCTGTTCTCCTGGTGTCTGACCTTAACGACGACTTCCTAAATGGCTCGTACCTGACCGTGACCCTACAGCGCCCTCCAAGGGCTAAACGCCACCCCGGCTCCATCGTACCCAAGCTGGAGGCCGCCATGTCTCCCAGAACCCACGGCGGCGGTCCAGGTTACGTCCAACATAAAACCCTCGGGAAGACGCGGCACAAAAACGGCACGGTCGCCGCCGGCAATGGCCTGGCCCAGCCCGCCAAGAATCCAGTCGGCCGGCCGCCTCGTCACCGTATCAACAATCCCCACGGCGACACagcagacagggagagggacactgcctctccttcctcctcagaCTCCTCGgcctcccccacccctcctccccactcctcccactctccttcctCACTCTTGTCGCTGCCCTCCTTCAAGGATGTAGGAAatgagaaaggaggggagaaggaggtgtgGGTGGCGGTGTTCCTTTACCTGAGCAGAGCCGAGCTGGCTAGCTGTATGACTGTCTGTAAGGCCTGGTACAAATG gaGTTGTGACAAGCGTCTCTGGAGTGGTGTGGATGTATCgcgttgtccctccctctcctcccaggcCCTGCAGGGCATCATCAAACGCCAGCCCACCTCCCTGGACCTCTCCTGGACCCCCGTGTCCAAGAAACAGATCACCCTGCTCATACACCGCCTGccag gtcTGAAGGAGTTGATGATAGCAGGTTGCTCCTGGTCGTCCATGTCAGCCCTGTCCACCCCCAGCCTGCCGTGCCTCCGTACCCTGGACCTGCGCTGGGCAGAGGGGGTCAAAGACACCCAGATCAGGGACCTGGTCACACCACCAG gctgtgACAGTCGGTCCCGGCTGCGTGGCTGTGTGGTGCTGCGTCTAGCCGGCCTGGACATCAGTGACTCCACCCTGAGGCTGATTCTCCGTCACATGCCCCTGCTAGAGCGGCTGGACCTGGCTCACTGCGGAGACCTCACGGACCAGTCCGTCTGCCTGCTCACCGCCGCCGGCACACACACGCGTAACACACTCACGGAGATCAACCTCTCAG gctGTAACAAGCTGACGGACGGCTGTCTGGCGTACCTGAAGAGGGCGTCTGGCCTGGCGCTGCTGGACCTGCGGGGCTGCAAAGGTGTGACGCGGCGGGGCTGTGAGGGCTTCATCTCGGACCTCTCTCACTGCGTCCTGTTCTGTATGACGGAGGAGAAACTCATCCAGAGGATATCGTaa
- the LOC110497438 gene encoding lysine-specific demethylase 2A-like isoform X2, translating into MEDKRRPRFSKRLRSGTRRRYHDDGISDDEIEGKRTFDLEEKLRSERFTSDRVKRMEGKDLTFEYIQRGGLRDPIIFEKPDGLGIKMPDPDFSVNDVKIFVGSRRMIDVMDVSTQKGIEMSMAQWRRYYETPPSQRDKLYNVISLEFSHTKLENLVQRPTSVDIIDWVDNMWPRHLKERQRDSTNSITDMQYPKVQKYCLMSVQGCYTDFHIDFGGSSVWYHILRGGKVFWLIPPTPQNLELYEDWVLSGKQGDIFLGDKAQDCQRIELKQGYTFMIPSGWIHAVYTPVDTLVFGGNFLHSFNIPMQLNIYSIEDRTRVPAKFRYPFYYEMCWYVLERYLFSLTNTSYLTPDFQKHSLGIGLTRDPSTCESVNGHTQKEDEEEAPPTRGSKPGVKVHLTPFELEGLWNLLGKLESLPSQKNCVPAGIHNAPALLHDIRALLKEHANDIPKLSYTGKPIVKWPTRPSWYQPPPPPPPVARPKLSATVVTPRPQKPASSMSVLRRRRVRCKRCEACVRTECGDCNFCRDMKKFGGPGKLKQTCVLRQCLAPGLPLSVVCELCGEGNQEGGEGPVFALTLMECSNCAQIAHPACLKVTGEGVVNTDLPSCWECPKCVLGITDTEVKGDKNKMLHAKRKSSSYLDGRIAKIYRRGGHSDDSGSDDDDDDDDEDDDDEGSRGGGGGAGRKMSGPRPRGSGSASRRGYGTGRRGIWRGSSHRGAGRGSGLAPHSSLKMRRGRGGLGVGRGDRERGGRVRLRGGTRMQRRRDESEEDDNDDDDDDDDEDDDSEEDPQHHHRHKDHRQRRRRRRTDDEEDDDEDDEEDSSARDLEGEDEDVDDEDEDEEDDENQSDSEPEPPVLLVSDLNDDFLNGSYLTVTLQRPPRAKRHPGSIVPKLEAAMSPRTHGGGPGYVQHKTLGKTRHKNGTVAAGNGLAQPAKNPVGRPPRHRINNPHGDTADRERDTASPSSSDSSASPTPPPHSSHSPSSLLSLPSFKDVGNEKGGEKEVWVAVFLYLSRAELASCMTVCKAWYKWSCDKRLWSGVDVSRCPSLSSQALQGIIKRQPTSLDLSWTPVSKKQITLLIHRLPGLKELMIAGCSWSSMSALSTPSLPCLRTLDLRWAEGVKDTQIRDLVTPPGCDSRSRLRGCVVLRLAGLDISDSTLRLILRHMPLLERLDLAHCGDLTDQSVCLLTAAGTHTRNTLTEINLSGCNKLTDGCLAYLKRASGLALLDLRGCKGVTRRGCEGFISDLSHCVLFCMTEEKLIQRIS; encoded by the exons CGGTCGGGCACGAGGCGGCGCTACCATGACGATGGTATCTCGGACGACGAGATCGAGGGGAAGAGGACCTTTGACCTGGAGGAGAAGTTGAGGAGCGAAAGGTTCACCTCAGACAGGGTGAAACGCATGGAGGGGAAAG ACCTCACGTTTGAGTACATCCAAAGAGGTGGGTTGAGGGACCCGATCATCTTTGAGAAGCCAGACGGACTGGGTATCAA GATGCCAGATCCAGACTTCAGTGTGAATGACGTCAAGATATTTGTTG GCAGCAGACGAATGATCGATGTGATGGATGTGAGCACTCAGAAGGGTATAGAGATGTCTATGGCCCAGTGGCGACGTTACTACGAGACGCCCCCCTCCCAGAGGGACAAACTCTACAACGTCATCAGCCTGGAGTTTAGCCACACCAAACTGGAGAACCTGGTCCAGAGGCCTACATCG GTGGACATCATAgactgggtggacaacatgtGGCCTCGGCAcctgaaggagagacagagagactctaCCAACTCCATCACAGACATGCAGTACCCCAAAGTGCAGAA GTACTGTCTAATGAGTGTGCAGGGCTGCTACACGGACTTCCACATTGACTTCGGAGGTTCCTCGGTCTGGTACCACATACTGCGGGGAGGCAAG GTGTTCTGGCTGATCCCGCCCACGCCTCAGAACCTGGAGCTGTATGAGGACTGGGTGTTGTCAGGGAAACAGGGAGACATTTTCCTGGGAGACAAGGCCCAGGACTGTCAGAGGATAGAGCTGAAGCAGGGCTATACCTTCATGATACCTTCAG GTTGGATCCATGCGGTCTACACTCCAGTGGACACCCTGGTGTTTGGGGGGAACTTTCTCCACAGCTTCAACATCCCCATGCAACTCAACATCTACAGCATCGAGGACAGGACACGg GTACCAGCTAAGTTCCGTTACCCGTTCTACTATGAGATGTGTTGGTACGTGTTGGAGAGATACCTCTTCAGTCTGACCAACACCTCCTACCTCACGCCTGACTTCCAGAAACACTCCCTGGGCATCG gtCTTACGAGAGACCCCTCCACCTGTGAGTCAGTCAACGGCCACACCCagaaggaggatgaagaggaggctcCCCCGACGCGGGGCTCTAAGCccggggtgaaggttcacctgaCGCCCTTTGAGCTGGAGGGGCTGTGGAACCTGCTGGGGAAGCTGGAGTCGCTGCCCTCACAGAAGAACTGTGTCCCGGCGGGCATACACAATGCTCCCGCGCTGCTGCACGACATCAGG GCCCTGCTGAAGGAGCATGCTAATGACATCCCCAAACTGTCCTACACTGGGAAGCCCATCGTCAAGTGGCCCACTAGG CCATCGTGGTACcagcctcctccccctcctcccccggtGGCTCGTCCCAAGCTGTCTGCCACGGTGGTGACCCCGCGACCTCAGAAGCCCGCCTCCTCCATGTCCGTGCTGCGGCGGCGGCGCGTGCGGTGTAAGCGCTGCGAGGCGTGCGTCAGGACGGAGTGCGGGGACTGTAACTTCTGCAGGGACATGAAGAAGTTCGGCGGGCCGGGGAAACTCAAACAGACCTGCGTGCTCCGACAGTGTCTGGcg ccGGGTCTGCCCCTGTCAGTGGTATGTGAGCTCTGTGGAGAGGGgaaccaggagggaggagaggggccaGTCTTCGCCCTCACCCTCATGGAGTGTTCCAACTGTGCCCAGATAGCCCACCCCGCCTGCCTCAAG gtaACAGGGGAGGGTGTGGTGAACACAGATCTGCCCAGCTGCTGGGAGTGTCCAAAATGTGTTCTAGGAATCACCGATACTGAG GTGAAAGGGGACAAGAATAAAATGTTACACGCG aaACGCAAGTCTTCTTCGTATCTCGACGGCCGCATAGCTAAGATCTACCGTCGCGGTGGTCACAGCGATGACTCGGGcagcgatgatgatgatgacgacgatgatgaggatgatgatgatgaaggctCCAGGGGCGGAGGAGGCGGCGCGGGAAGGAAGATGTCCGGACCACGCCCTCGCGGCAGTGGCTCCGCCTCTCGAAGAGGCTACGGGACTGGGAGGCGAGGCATTTGGAGAGGCTCCTCCCATAGAGGGGCAGGCCGTGGGAGTGGGCTGGCCCCTCACTCCTCCCTGAAGATGAGGCGTGGCAGAGGGGGGCTGGGGGTGGGgcgaggggacagggagagaggcgggagagtGCGCCTCCGGGGAGGCACCAGGATGCAGAGACGCAGGGACGAGTCAGAGGAGGACGacaacgatgatgatgatgatgatgacgatgaagaTGACGACAGCGAGGAAGATCCGCAGCATCACCACCGGCATAAAGACCACCGGCAACGCCGCAGGCGGAGGAGAACGGACGACGAAGAAGACGACGATGAAGACGATGAGGAAGACAGCTCGGCCCGGGACCTGGAGGGGGAGGATGAGGACGTGGACGATGAAGACGAGGATGAGGAAGATGACGAGAACCAGTCAGACTCCGAACCAGAGCCTCCTGTTCTCCTGGTGTCTGACCTTAACGACGACTTCCTAAATGGCTCGTACCTGACCGTGACCCTACAGCGCCCTCCAAGGGCTAAACGCCACCCCGGCTCCATCGTACCCAAGCTGGAGGCCGCCATGTCTCCCAGAACCCACGGCGGCGGTCCAGGTTACGTCCAACATAAAACCCTCGGGAAGACGCGGCACAAAAACGGCACGGTCGCCGCCGGCAATGGCCTGGCCCAGCCCGCCAAGAATCCAGTCGGCCGGCCGCCTCGTCACCGTATCAACAATCCCCACGGCGACACagcagacagggagagggacactgcctctccttcctcctcagaCTCCTCGgcctcccccacccctcctccccactcctcccactctccttcctCACTCTTGTCGCTGCCCTCCTTCAAGGATGTAGGAAatgagaaaggaggggagaaggaggtgtgGGTGGCGGTGTTCCTTTACCTGAGCAGAGCCGAGCTGGCTAGCTGTATGACTGTCTGTAAGGCCTGGTACAAATG gaGTTGTGACAAGCGTCTCTGGAGTGGTGTGGATGTATCgcgttgtccctccctctcctcccaggcCCTGCAGGGCATCATCAAACGCCAGCCCACCTCCCTGGACCTCTCCTGGACCCCCGTGTCCAAGAAACAGATCACCCTGCTCATACACCGCCTGccag gtcTGAAGGAGTTGATGATAGCAGGTTGCTCCTGGTCGTCCATGTCAGCCCTGTCCACCCCCAGCCTGCCGTGCCTCCGTACCCTGGACCTGCGCTGGGCAGAGGGGGTCAAAGACACCCAGATCAGGGACCTGGTCACACCACCAG gctgtgACAGTCGGTCCCGGCTGCGTGGCTGTGTGGTGCTGCGTCTAGCCGGCCTGGACATCAGTGACTCCACCCTGAGGCTGATTCTCCGTCACATGCCCCTGCTAGAGCGGCTGGACCTGGCTCACTGCGGAGACCTCACGGACCAGTCCGTCTGCCTGCTCACCGCCGCCGGCACACACACGCGTAACACACTCACGGAGATCAACCTCTCAG gctGTAACAAGCTGACGGACGGCTGTCTGGCGTACCTGAAGAGGGCGTCTGGCCTGGCGCTGCTGGACCTGCGGGGCTGCAAAGGTGTGACGCGGCGGGGCTGTGAGGGCTTCATCTCGGACCTCTCTCACTGCGTCCTGTTCTGTATGACGGAGGAGAAACTCATCCAGAGGATATCGTaa